The Bacillota bacterium genome includes a window with the following:
- a CDS encoding histidinol-phosphatase HisJ family protein yields MFTEDYHIHTEMSHDSDAKHMDACARAAELGIDEIAFTDHYDIGLTEIEEGCNFNVAEMKEKVGLCREKYKDRLKIRFGIEIGQPHNDLERSLEVIKRAEYDFVLCSLHNNKSGIDFYYVDYKNINFDELYESYLSDIDDMIKNFKDFDVLAHVTYPVRYAMKTIKSFDVTKHYPHLREIFKKLISMGKGIEVNLSTLRTGLSDPMPDFETVKLYKKLGGEIITIGSDAHFSHHVGSEVHDSVRTLYEMGFKYLATYENRKLKMKKIL; encoded by the coding sequence ATGTTTACAGAGGATTATCATATCCATACAGAAATGTCTCATGACAGCGATGCAAAGCATATGGATGCTTGTGCAAGGGCAGCTGAACTTGGAATTGACGAGATCGCGTTTACCGACCATTATGACATCGGATTAACTGAGATCGAGGAAGGCTGCAATTTCAATGTTGCCGAAATGAAAGAAAAAGTCGGGCTGTGCCGTGAGAAGTATAAGGACAGACTAAAGATACGGTTTGGAATAGAAATAGGGCAGCCGCATAATGATCTTGAGAGGTCGCTCGAAGTCATAAAACGAGCTGAATACGATTTTGTGTTATGCTCGCTGCATAATAACAAGAGCGGCATAGATTTCTATTATGTTGATTATAAAAATATAAACTTTGATGAATTATATGAATCTTACTTGTCTGATATTGATGACATGATAAAGAATTTTAAAGATTTTGATGTGCTTGCGCACGTTACATATCCGGTTCGCTATGCAATGAAAACAATTAAAAGTTTTGATGTAACAAAGCATTATCCGCATTTACGTGAAATATTTAAAAAGCTTATCAGTATGGGGAAAGGAATAGAAGTTAATCTCTCCACACTCAGAACGGGGCTTTCTGATCCAATGCCGGATTTTGAAACTGTAAAACTTTATAAAAAACTCGGGGGGGAAATAATTACTATAGGTTCGGACGCACATTTTTCGCATCACGTCGGTTCAGAAGTGCATGATTCTGTTAGGACGTTATACGAAATGGGCTTCAAATATCTTGCAACATATGAAAACAGAAAATTAAAAATGAAAAAAATTCTGTAA
- a CDS encoding PFL family protein, with amino-acid sequence MINTKDILETINMIEGENLDIRTVTMGISLLDCADEDIAKACQKIYDKITGCAKNLVSTCADIEKQYGIPIINKRISVTPISLVGNACKSTDYAKFALALDRAAVETGVNFVGGFSALVHKGYTKGDTALINSIPEALATTNLVCSSVNVATTKAGINLDAVKQMGKIIKASAERTSDNCCIGAAKLVVFSNAPEDNPFMAGAFHGIGEPECVINVGVSGPGVVRAAIAKAPNANITEICDIIKKTAFKITRMGQLVASEASRRLNVPFGIVDLSLAPTPAIGDSVADILTEIGLDKCGGPGTTAALAMLNDAVKKGGTFASAHVGGLSGAFIPVSEDAGMIAAAREGSLSIEKLEAMTAVCSVGLDMIIIPGDTAPETISAIIADEISIGVINNKTTAVRLIPAIGKSVGEELCFGGLLGSGPVMAVRPYSAAKLINRGGRIPAPLQSMRN; translated from the coding sequence ATGATAAATACAAAAGATATACTTGAAACCATTAACATGATCGAGGGTGAAAATCTCGATATTAGAACCGTTACAATGGGGATATCCCTTCTCGACTGCGCTGATGAAGATATCGCTAAAGCTTGTCAGAAAATATACGATAAAATAACTGGATGCGCAAAAAATCTTGTCTCCACATGTGCTGACATTGAAAAACAGTACGGCATACCGATAATCAATAAACGTATATCAGTAACCCCTATCTCTCTTGTGGGCAACGCATGTAAAAGCACTGATTATGCCAAGTTCGCTCTGGCACTTGACCGTGCCGCTGTCGAGACAGGCGTAAATTTTGTTGGTGGCTTTTCCGCGCTTGTGCACAAGGGTTATACAAAGGGCGACACCGCTCTTATCAATTCTATCCCTGAGGCACTTGCCACGACGAATCTTGTGTGTTCATCAGTAAACGTCGCTACTACTAAAGCAGGAATAAACCTTGACGCTGTCAAGCAAATGGGCAAAATAATCAAAGCCTCAGCAGAACGTACAAGTGACAACTGCTGCATTGGCGCCGCCAAACTTGTCGTGTTTTCGAACGCTCCTGAAGACAACCCCTTTATGGCAGGCGCTTTTCATGGTATCGGCGAACCCGAATGCGTAATAAACGTAGGCGTATCCGGTCCTGGAGTTGTTCGTGCGGCAATTGCAAAAGCGCCAAACGCAAATATTACGGAAATATGCGACATAATAAAAAAGACTGCTTTCAAAATCACCCGTATGGGTCAGCTTGTTGCAAGCGAAGCATCTCGCCGCTTGAACGTTCCATTTGGTATTGTTGACCTTTCACTTGCGCCGACGCCTGCAATCGGCGATTCTGTCGCTGATATACTGACTGAGATAGGGCTTGATAAATGCGGCGGCCCTGGAACGACAGCTGCTCTTGCAATGCTTAACGATGCTGTAAAAAAAGGCGGAACATTTGCGTCTGCTCATGTTGGCGGATTATCAGGTGCATTTATACCTGTTTCTGAAGATGCGGGCATGATTGCCGCTGCCAGAGAAGGCTCACTCTCCATAGAAAAACTTGAGGCTATGACTGCCGTGTGCTCTGTCGGGCTTGATATGATAATAATCCCAGGGGATACCGCACCTGAAACGATTTCCGCGATCATTGCTGATGAGATTTCTATTGGTGTCATAAACAACAAGACAACAGCAGTACGATTGATTCCTGCAATCGGAAAGAGCGTTGGCGAAGAGCTTTGTTTTGGCGGTCTATTAGGCAGCGGTCCTGTTATGGCTGTTAGACCATACTCTGCTGCTAAACTTATAAACCGTGGCGGAAGGATTCCAGCCCCCCTGCAAAGTATGAGAAATTAA
- a CDS encoding ACT domain-containing protein, which translates to MRAVITVVGKDTVGIIAKVSGYCSEHKINIVDISQSVLSDLFCMIMIVDIKNSDIHFSDLVDRLDMFGKTLGLDIHTMHEDIFNSMHKI; encoded by the coding sequence ATGCGCGCGGTTATTACAGTTGTGGGAAAGGATACGGTCGGTATCATTGCTAAAGTGAGCGGATACTGCTCTGAACATAAAATAAATATTGTAGATATTTCTCAAAGCGTACTTAGCGATCTGTTCTGTATGATAATGATTGTTGATATCAAAAACAGCGACATTCATTTTTCAGATCTTGTTGACAGACTTGATATGTTCGGCAAAACACTGGGTCTTGATATTCACACTATGCACGAGGATATCTTCAATTCAATGCATAAGATATAG
- a CDS encoding V-type ATPase subunit, producing the protein MLNDYFKYGAITAKVKSMHGYSFKSSDYEALMSKRNIGEMLSFLKSTESYGFLLRDMDETAMSRIAIEAALKKDLFYKYLKLFNYIGFSQKKSIAYIILKAEADEILRYVRFIKAHKPDEYFMLKSEFLLEHSKIDFKSLQSKISFNDLQQAVKGTHYYSALSDFGSDFDYTEVEHAVYTSYYGYKLELFSNLDDAAKNQITDMIFTQIDFINISAIIRLKGYYGAGNDKETISKYLLPYSKYLKGNLLNAVLQAPDKEAVYNALRKSPYGGFFEHSDRMYVDAMIPLFLTRYCKRLFNSGTPSLGIALAYLQLQEIEIQNIINIIESVGYDLMPDVMRKYLYIS; encoded by the coding sequence ATGCTGAACGATTATTTTAAATATGGTGCCATTACAGCAAAAGTTAAATCAATGCATGGTTATTCTTTTAAGTCATCCGACTATGAAGCACTCATGTCAAAGCGAAATATTGGAGAAATGCTTTCATTTTTAAAATCCACTGAATCTTATGGTTTCCTTTTGCGTGATATGGATGAAACAGCCATGAGCAGAATTGCAATAGAAGCTGCACTGAAAAAAGACTTATTCTATAAATATTTAAAATTATTTAATTACATCGGATTCAGTCAGAAAAAATCTATTGCTTATATCATTTTAAAAGCGGAAGCAGATGAGATTTTAAGATATGTTAGGTTTATCAAAGCGCATAAACCTGACGAATATTTCATGCTTAAATCAGAATTTCTTCTTGAACATTCAAAAATAGACTTTAAATCTCTTCAGTCAAAAATTTCGTTCAATGATCTGCAGCAAGCTGTAAAAGGAACACACTATTATTCAGCACTGTCTGACTTTGGTTCGGATTTTGATTATACTGAAGTAGAGCACGCTGTATATACTAGTTACTACGGATATAAACTTGAATTATTCAGTAATTTGGATGACGCCGCCAAAAATCAAATTACTGATATGATATTTACTCAGATTGACTTTATAAATATTTCCGCTATAATCAGGCTAAAGGGATATTATGGCGCTGGGAACGATAAGGAGACTATATCAAAATATCTGCTTCCCTATTCGAAATATCTTAAAGGCAATCTGCTTAATGCTGTCTTACAGGCTCCTGATAAGGAGGCTGTTTATAATGCGTTGAGAAAATCCCCATATGGCGGATTTTTCGAACATTCAGACCGAATGTATGTTGACGCAATGATTCCTCTGTTTTTAACGCGCTATTGTAAACGTTTATTTAACAGCGGAACTCCTTCGCTTGGTATAGCTCTTGCATATCTTCAGCTGCAGGAAATTGAAATACAAAATATTATAAACATAATCGAAAGTGTTGGATATGACTTGATGCCGGATGTAATGCGCAAATATCTGTATATCTCCTGA